The genome window GTGCAAAAACTGGGCGATAAAGTAGCTGCCATATTTGTTCCGGCAGTTATCCTGATTTCGGTACTGACTTTTGTGCTTACTTTTTTTCTCGGGCATACAGCCCCGCAAACCGCTTTAATGAACGCTATAGCTGTTCTGGTGATCTCCTGCCCTTGTGCCATGGGTTTGGCTACGCCCACCGCAGTTATGGTAGGCCTGGGCAGGGCAGCAAAGAATGGCATCCTGATTAAAGGCGGTGATACCATTGAAGCTGTAGCACATACCAAATATGTGGTATTTGATAAAACAGGAACGCTAACCACCGGCAAATTCCGCATTAATGAGATTAAAGCAGAGGGCGACACGGGTATTGAGCTGGTAAGAGGCGTTATAATGGCTATAGAGGAACGCTCAAACCACCCTATAGCCAAATCGTTGGTAAACGAGTTAAAAAAATTGCCGCAAACCAAGGTAATACTAAAATCAGCTAAGGAGGAAAAAGGGCTGGGTATGCGCGCCGAAGATATTGAGGGCAATCATTACTTTTTAGGATCAGGAAAAGTGGCTGACGAGAGCGGGTTTAATATTTCGCTTTACAAAAATCAAAAACTGCTGGCACAAATAGCAGTTGACGATGAAATTAAACAGGACGCTGCTGCACTTGTCGCTCAACTTAAAAAAATGAATATTGTGCCGGTATTATTAAGCGGCGACAAAAATAACCGTTGTTTAAAAGTTGCGAAACTGATAGGGATTGATGAGGTACATGGAGAAAAACTTCCTGAAGAAAAACTTAAGGTTATTGATATTTACAAGCAAAAAGGGAAAACCATCATGATAGGCGATGGCATTAATGATGCCCCTGCCCTAACCCAGGCCGATGTTGGCGTTTCTATGAATGACGCCAGCCAGGTAGCCATCCAATCGGCAAGAGTGGTTTTACTAAATACAGATCTGATTTCGGTAGTTAAGTTCCTGCAGATCAGCAAACATACCCTGCTCACCATTAAGCAAAACCTTTTTTGGGCATTCGCTTATAACATTATTGCAATCCCTGTAGCGGCATTGGGCTTTTTAAACCCAATGTTGGGCGCGTTCACCATGGCGTTTTCCGATGTGGTAGTGATTGGCAATTCGCTGAGACTAAAAAAGAAGAAAGTTGATGGTTAAGGTTCATTGTTAATGGACTCACTTGATTTATTTTCTATTTTTGGCGCCGGAGAAATAGTTTGTTACAAATGGCCTTCTGCCGTGAAACATCAACTATGAACTAACACATGATAGAAATATTTACAGACGGAGCATCAAGCGGAAATCCGGGGCCGGGGGGATATGGGGTAATTTTACGTTCGGGCAAGCATTATAAAGAGCTTTCTGAAGGCTTCCGTAAAACTACCAATAACCGCATGGAGCTGCTTGCCGTTATCAAAGGCCTGGAAGCTTTAAAAACGCCTAACCAGGATGTTACTATCTACTCCGATTCAAAATATGTTATTGATTCCATCGAAAAAAAATGGGTAAATGGCTGGCTGCTGAAAGGATTTGCCGGTAAAAAAAATAAAGATCTTTGGCTGCGTTATCTTGACGTAAGCAAGCTGCATAAAGTTAAGTTCGTATGGGTTCGCGGCCACAACGGGCACCCGGAAAATGAACGCTGCGATGTTTTGGCTGTAACCGCCGGCAAACAAAAAAACCTGCTGATTGACTCTGTTTTTGAAGTGGAAAATGCTAAGGGTGGGTTGATTTAGTAATTGGCTTAGCTCATTAAATTAATGTGAGTTCTACATAAGCAAAATGTCGACTAACACCTAAACCTCTCTACAATCGCTTGCAGCTGTAGTTTTAGATGAGTCAAATTTGTATATCATCGCCGCTAAAGCGTTCCATTTTTGCATGCGGAACACACGGAACACTGTGAAACATGCTGATTATCAGCGTATTTGCTTTTCATCAAGGAACGAATAGATGTAAGTACCTGATAATAAACATTTTTCATCAATACTTATATGGAATTTACGTAAGTTAAGCGACTAACTAATCAACTTACTTCCCTCCCAACTCAATAATCTGCAGATCCTTAATTTTATCGTCATCTATGCTAAAACGCATTAACGTCCTTACTTTTTGCCAGCCCTGCTTACCGGCGGCACCGGGATTTAAATGCAGGCAGCTGATTTTTTTATCGTAAATAACTTTCAGAATGTGCGAATGCCCGCAGATAAACAATTGCGGCGGGTTGGTATAAATTTCCGGCTTTACGAGCGCACTATACCTGTCGGGATAACCGCCGATGTGCGTCATCCAGACATCTACATTTTCACATTTAAATCTTAGATTCTCCGGGTGGCTTATTCGTATCTCAGCGCCATCTATATTACCATAAACGCCCTTAAAAGGCTTAAAAGCAGCAAGCCGATCTGCTACCTCGATACTGCCGAAATCACCGGCATGCCAGATCTCGTCGCAGTTTTCGAAGTGCTTAAAAACTGCATCG of Mucilaginibacter xinganensis contains these proteins:
- the rnhA gene encoding ribonuclease HI is translated as MIEIFTDGASSGNPGPGGYGVILRSGKHYKELSEGFRKTTNNRMELLAVIKGLEALKTPNQDVTIYSDSKYVIDSIEKKWVNGWLLKGFAGKKNKDLWLRYLDVSKLHKVKFVWVRGHNGHPENERCDVLAVTAGKQKNLLIDSVFEVENAKGGLI
- a CDS encoding heavy metal translocating P-type ATPase; translated protein: MAEQLVELNVTGMHCNNCALSIHKLLEKKGLKNIFVDFASEEVKFSNNDTATIPGIIKDIEGLGFKVVDDPATEVTPFYEKIENKFIFCAVLTAPLLLHMVLPWHFFHNPIFQLALCIPVFLVGCLHFGKSAINSIRGGVPNMDVLIFTGSTAAFIYSLVGTIQNLGPQYQFYETCATIITLVLLGNVFEKRSVTQTTSAVKDLIKIQQSNANRIVNGVVEVISAKEVRPGDTLLVNMGDKVPVDGEILSGNASVDEAMLTGESMPVEKEKYDTVIGGTIIVHGNITMLATKVGSNTILSQIIDLMKKAQAAKPPVQKLGDKVAAIFVPAVILISVLTFVLTFFLGHTAPQTALMNAIAVLVISCPCAMGLATPTAVMVGLGRAAKNGILIKGGDTIEAVAHTKYVVFDKTGTLTTGKFRINEIKAEGDTGIELVRGVIMAIEERSNHPIAKSLVNELKKLPQTKVILKSAKEEKGLGMRAEDIEGNHYFLGSGKVADESGFNISLYKNQKLLAQIAVDDEIKQDAAALVAQLKKMNIVPVLLSGDKNNRCLKVAKLIGIDEVHGEKLPEEKLKVIDIYKQKGKTIMIGDGINDAPALTQADVGVSMNDASQVAIQSARVVLLNTDLISVVKFLQISKHTLLTIKQNLFWAFAYNIIAIPVAALGFLNPMLGAFTMAFSDVVVIGNSLRLKKKKVDG
- a CDS encoding metallophosphoesterase family protein, whose translation is MVKIGLISDTHSYLDDAVFKHFENCDEIWHAGDFGSIEVADRLAAFKPFKGVYGNIDGAEIRISHPENLRFKCENVDVWMTHIGGYPDRYSALVKPEIYTNPPQLFICGHSHILKVIYDKKISCLHLNPGAAGKQGWQKVRTLMRFSIDDDKIKDLQIIELGGK